TCCTCGTTTTCTTTCCTTCTCTTCCAAGCCTTCATTCTTATCTAAGAACATGCGAATCATAACCTTTTGTGCGTCTTTACAGATATTCTTCAGAGAATTGTCTTTTAATaatcttcttcttgtttgtGAATTCATCAGCATGTGCTTAAATACGAGTCTTTGCCAATAGCTCCAAGCATTCGACATGCTACTTCCAGCAACTTCCCTGTTgattaattaacaaaacaacTTTTAATTATTAGTTCATGATCACAATCAATTAATTCCAATCACAATCTCCTGTtaccaaattaaaatatttggaaacgTGAAAAGATGCTCTAGGTAATGTTGATGAAGCTTCTAATGATTATTACTTGTGTTTGATATCTTCTTATACTATCCTCATCACTCTCTACTATTAGCACATGATTAATACAAAATTCGAAGTTCACAGATTACTTTGATCACAAGAAATATAATTTGTATCCTCAAACCGATCCTAAGCATGTTCCCTATCATTTCAAGCCAGTTATAGTCACTATGCTAATGTTTCAAGAAACTAGATCAATTCATCAAATTCCTAATGATTTCATCATTATGATTTATGACTATGTGAAATAGATTTCATAGAAACCATAATCTATAAACCATAGACACACAACACataatcaatcaaataaaagGTCAATTAAACGTACCTCTTCTCGGTTGAACAACTTTCTTAAGCGGACTAGTCTGTTTCTTAACCGTCCCTTCCTCCTCAGGGAACAAAACACCATCAATCCCTTGAACTGAAATCCGACCGTCCGTGTAAATATCCGGATCAAACAAGTACGCTGACCGGTCACCAGAACCGAACTTAACCGAACCATCAGCTTCCTTCGCCGCAACCTTATGAGGAAAACGCAGCGTTTCATAGTTCACCTTCCCAAACCTCCTAACCGAATTATACATACTCTCCTCCGTCTGATACTCCGGTATAATGTGGTAGTACACGATCTGCTCCGGAGCTCCGGGCTCGCTCAGCTGATCCGTCGTCAACTTCGCCATGGCTTCGTCGTTGGGAGCCAACACCGTGAGAACGTACCCTTCCGATACCAATCGTCCCATCTCCGTCGCGAGCGACGTCAGATTCACGAGGATATCCGCCATCTCGTTGTATCCGCCGTAATGCAACAGCGTGTGGATGAAATCTTTGACCTGAGCATCGCCGTTGAAGTGGTGACGTGGACCTCCGGGTCCCGGAGCCGGTGCTGGAGCTAGCGACGGACCTGGAGCCATGGCGGATTGGATCGGGAGCACCGGCGGAGATCCGGCTGGTAccgcggcggcggcggcggattTCTTGAGACGGTTTGTTCTCGGATCGACCTCCGGAGCTCCTTCCGGTAACACGGCGGAGATCGATCGGAGATTTCTCCGCCGGTTGAAATCTTCTTGGACGGAGCGGGGGATTAAAAGCCGCTCGATTCCGTGGATCAACCCGTCGGGTCGGGTCAAATCATCGGGTCGGGTGATCACGGCGGAGTTCACTAGCCTCTTCCCGTTTCCTTTGGCTTTGCTCAAATGCAGCACTTGGTCGCTCCCCAGCGTGAGGTGCTTGACCCGACCCGAATTCTCCTCGGGCCATTGGTTGGATCCGACTCGGGTGGGGATAATGTGGGACAAGAGTAGCGTCTGGAGAGATTTGAGGTTACCTGGTTGGAGCAAGAACCGTTTGAAATCCGGGTCGAGGTCACGCTCCAGAGCCTCGTTGCGAGGGGCGAAAATGGTAATATTGTGACGGCCGACGGCGTCTTCGAGTTTCTGGAGGAGGAGAGCTTTCTCGACGAGCTCCGCGAGCTCGGTGTAACGAGAGTCGAGGAGAGCGACGAGGACTGAGTTTGAGTTTATCTGACCGGACCCGGTTTTGTTGTAGTGAACCGGTTCGAGGTTCCGTGGCAGAGACGATGCAGTGAcgaggaggaagaaggagaagaagaaagttaCTGCGGAGCAACCATAGATGCAGCGACCCATGGTGCTCTGGAAGATTGTGAAATTGCTCTTCGGTGGAGAATATACTTCGTGTTCAGTGATTAATTGAAGCGTCGGTGATCGGAAAGTGGGAGTGAGAGACAaggcaagaagaagaaagaagatgtgAGAGAGATGTGTGAGTTTGGCTGGTCTCTTCTTGTCTATGTTGTGTATCAAAACAGGTTTGGGTTTTCGGACAGGCTGGTGGTGGGGACCACACGGTgtctgaaaattttaattattttagctGACTTTGGCTTTTTATGACTCGGCTCGACTCGGCTCGACTTCCATTACGTTTCAGTTATTTTCTGgctaaatattttgtataatcaCTAAATAAACACCACTTTGTTTTGTCTTtattaacataaacaaaaatagtataCTACTATTTCAGAACAAACaagtttatattaaaatttaaaacctttCGGATAAATTCTACTTTGCCAATTGAGTAACTATTTATTTTGGTCAGTAATCTAGGTATCAACTGACCATGTGCAACAAAGGAATGGTGATTGTACCAAAACATTAAAGAATTCGATATGCATTTATATATAGTTGCAACTGTATATGCAATGGTAAGATTAAATAACAAtgttaaaaagagaaaaaatctctaaaactaaCGGCGGATCTACTTGAACGAAGGAAATGTCACTTGCCCTctataaaattatcaaattctcttaacttagtaacttacctaaattttggttattttctctattaaaattcatgttttatgtgtataatttttatttttttttaccgtAGAAAGAGAAAGTGATGGTATTGAACTTCTCCTTCAAGTTTACTATAATAAAGACTAAGACAATCCGTGAACTCATCGAGATGATAATAAAAGGATAGTTAATTAGTCAGTCAGCTTCTATTATTAGCTAATGATGTAGTGATTACCTTAGGTTCTAAATGGTGACTTCAgtttgagcggtgcgggacaagcggttcaACTGCGATACGATTTTAACAGTcataaaaacgtatagatatatggtatatgtagagatttttgttactgttaactgcggtgcgggGCGGGGCGTGGCGGTTGTAAACATTCAAAGCCTAAGAAATTCAACCAAACAGAAAAGACATGTGAAGCTGAGCCGAAGAAGTAGGGAAGACCACGTGGCTTAAATTGAAGCTGTCGGTGTATGACCTAATACAACCATCATTTTCTTATACTTATTACACCTTTTTGGTAGCTACGTTAAGTTCGTGAATCGTGTAATGTCCCACCTCAATTCTACTTACCTGTTTCTACCACGTACTTCAGCTTCGAAGGTGCACTCACGCGTTTCGACTAATGGGTTTTAAGGCTCTAAACGATACTCATTACCTAATGAAAAGAATAACCTATTAAGGCCCAATTTTGTTAAAACACACAACTTACTAAAGTTTTGCTTATACTAGGCCCGAGTTGTCTTATTGCATTGGAGTTCGGTCATATCAATGGGCCTTAGCTcattactttatattttcttttgtaaaccTAATCCATTTTGCTGACGACCTTTTGCTTTTCAATTGTTATATTAAGaattaaatatccgaatctttgaataataaagaaacTGTAAGGTCCAAATTTATAAGTTGCCGAAAGAGCCGAAAGGTAAACATAAAAAAGTTGATAACAGAATGGTGGCCTATGGATTTTATTTTTCGGGTCTTAATAGCCTCACAAAtccctttattattatttgaggagcattaaaaataaataacctttagttcatgtgtttattacaaGTGTGCCATTTCTTACGTGGCAACTCCACAAGCTCCCTCACCTATTCTATTTAAAACCCCTTTGTTAACTAGAGTAATTACACAACATGCCATTGatcaaaactttataatttCCTTAGTTTTGTCTACATTTGTCACATATATACGTTGATACGTATTACATcaaaccttatcatttatttcttgcgTTAGTTACCTTAACCGAAGTTCTACGTATTAcatcaaagattttaaaattatgttaattaCCTTGACTGaagttttttcattaatttgtttCAATACAAAAACATTACTGACATACGTAGTGGtctaattttttattcaaaatgaaTATAGATGCGAAAAAATTAATGTACGATTATCAATCAAAGTTTGTTTTCTGAAAAATCCTAAAAAGTATTTGATGATCAATACGTGCTCAAGTgattgattttcttaaaaatacgaaaaaaatatttgttctcttaaaaatatatcaagaggaaaactttgttttaaaatagtgaaACAGAAGAACCATGCATATGGCATATACTTGCCCCGTTTCATTAAATTGTTAGATGATCTCCGCCTTGCGTTGTAGAAACTAAGGTAAAATACGATTTTCTGgcatacaattataaaaacttaCCTTATATGATCTATCGTAATTAAGATTTTAACGCCAGCTTGCATAAAGCAAATAATGGCGGAGCAAATTGCCCATGATTTAAACGTGATTTGCAAGGAAGAAATTGATTGATGATTGGGAAAAAGGAAACTTCTAAtaactttgatatatttttaaattacaaatttgGTAAATTGATGGTAATAATACGTGATTTGTGAGGACTTGACTTTTGTATATAAGGAACGTAGATTAAGGTTCAAATTATTGTAATCAATTAATAATCATGAACTTTCTTGAATTTGTTCAATTGCGATTGATAAAAGGAAGTTTGCATTAActatttacaatattaaaataattctcGACTAAGATTGGAGCGCAAGTTATGTGTAATATTCGATTTAGTTACGGCCATTATTTTGAATCCATATGACCGACCCCATGGCGATTCCTTTTTAGTATAAATATACGGCTTCTATAATTTAGAAAACTCACCACACTTTTCTTCTCGACTTTGCTCATATCAAAACATTCTCTCAAGCAATCAAATGACTAGCTTTAACTCTGTTTCCGATTTGAAACCATTCAAGacattgtttcttttatattttattagtctattgcttatgtttcgttttattttatatttataatttattttatgcaaacaaatatacaatttttaaacaaaaattctGCAGCTTAATTTAGATTGATATACTAAATTTCGTCTAACCCTTACTTTATAACATATAGTATTTCTTGctatgactttaatttttattatgtctacaaattaaaagtgataatattttgaaatctatttactccgcgcagggcgcgggttatcacctagttTTATACTAAGAATAAACAACCCaaacattttaataattaaaaatcatagAATCATGATTTCATGTAGAAGGCTAGCTagattttatcttatataatttctattattattttgttagatGACCTCCATGTTAATAACAATATCCTTTAATTTTGTTTCACATCCATTAATCCATAAAACAAATCTCAGACATGTTTGATTTCGTGTCCAAAATGAATGGTTGAAGACGGTTTGGGACCTTTGGGTGTTCAGTTTACCAAATGAAGTATAAACAGTTGCATGATGTATTTGATGTTTACCAGATAATGGGGAGAAATAAAGAAGGGTCGCATCAAAGCTGAATTAGTGAAGATTTATAATAAAAGACACCTGAAAACAAACAAAGCAGGAAAAAAACGAGACAAGGAAAGGGAAAAAAGAGTAATTAGAGATGCAGAAGAAGATAGTCGTCGTGGTAGCAACACCTGAATTAATGCTAAACACTTATGCCAAGTGAGTTTTGTCGTCCCCCACATTAGCTTCACTGCCTCACCAGTCACCAGAACACCTACAAATTCATTAAAAACACTTAGGAAAAGGACAGTTTCCACGAGAAGAGACTTCCGCTCTGTTTAGCCCTAATCTATTTTTCACCCTTTCACTCTTGTTTACTCGGGTGTGTATAAAATTGtactattaaatttttcaaaattacagaaaaatattttgtttaaatctttttaatataaaataaaaaatatatatatattttagtatttttattaattcagtttaaaattttaactaaatattttatttttatatttatacagttaaaaataaatattttaccaTTCCGCAATCGTTCGCAACCGTAAATGCGAAATGTAACTAGTTTTTGAATTCAAAAGATTTAGATCGTTTTGAAACGATTTATAGCGTTTTatgtgattgttgcaaaactcCAACAATCTCTATTAATCCTCAAAATGTGCCTGGGTGATAACGGAGAAACTAAACCAATATAACAAATCCAAATCCACGTCAGATTTGGACTAAATGCGGTTAAGATCCTTCCATCATATTCATCTGCCAAATTATTATAGGGAGTGGCGTAATTTTCTTGTATACATTTCATGTCTATGTCACTTAAATCGCATGATTCAAATTTCaatcaacaaaatcaaaaatcgcatgaatcaaatttgaaatttcatctttGATGATCACAAAATCCCATTAAcacatttgaaaataaaatctcACACCAAAGATCGATCGAACCATTTAAAGACAGACTTGCACATTGCTTTGCACACACAatcaagaaacaagaactaTTAACAAAGCTTTTATAACCTCCTCCTCCGGGCCTCGGCTATAACGAAAAAGACTTTGAACCTCTCGGAGACGACACAGATTCTCTCTGCGACGGACTTCTCCAGAATCCTGCACCGTAAAACCTGTTCCACATCTCTTTCTCCAACGCCAACACCGCCTCATCGTCCTCATCGGTCTCATAGTCCGTCGCCAGCCCCGCCGCAGCTGATTTTCCGAAGTATTTAAGATCCAagaaatcatcatcatcctcgtcAGAGACGTCGTTGCTATCCACCGGATGGATCGCGAACTCCGAGTTCTGGAACACTCTCCCGTTGGCCGGAAGCGGCGGAAGGATCCTGTTTTTGACGAGATGTTTACGGCGGCGAATACGTAACGCGCGACGGCAGATTCCGCGGGGGACTTTGTAGACCGCGAGGACGAGGAGGTTGACGAGTCCGCAGGGACAGCAGCAGCACACGGCGGCGCAACTCGCCGTCGTACCGCCGCAGAACTCGGCGGGAGTGGATCCACCGCAAGTGGCCGTCGGAGAAGGAGAGGAGAGGCTTCTCTGGAGGAGAGGGTGTCTCCGGTGGCTACGCGACGGAGATGACGATGGAGTGTCAGACGGTTTCGTCTGCCTCGAGATTTGGCTCGGATCGTAACGTAACCTCGTATTCATTGTTCAGTTTGGTCGGGAGAAAAAGAGATTTTACAAAACTCAAATTTCCTCGAGATCAAATGGTTAAGACCGGTTCAAAACGCAGCACCAACGGAATCTCTCCCGGTGATGGGCGGATTAAAACAGTCGCGGGGCTGATAGGAGAAGAAAGGGCCCAAAGAAAATAATGGAGAATGTCGAGTGACTttgtagaagaaaaaaaaaattattacagaACACCAAACTGATAAAATTAGGCACGTTCCAATCGTTTTTTGAGTTCTGAAGGAGAAAATTAGAAAAGCTTTGTCGGGAAAACTCAGAGGTTTAATTTTGTTTGAGAGGTCGACCGAAATGGAGGGAGAGATAGGATTGGTTTGGTTCAGACtgaaggagaagaggaagattAATGGAAGATGTGGTGTGTTTATATatagagaagaaagaaagtttCACCAGATTTATTTACTAATATTTGTTATCTTCTTCAGGTTGGTACTTTCTCTGATCACAATAGTTATACGGTTGTTTTTTCCCCTACTGGATTTATACTTATCATCTTTGTCATCTTGTTTACTTATTATTAGTTGTCAAAAAAGAAAGTAGCTGTAAAATAaacttttgaccaaaaaaaatctgCAACTGGAAAcgtaaatattttctttacagAATCTAAACAGTTgttattcatatatataca
This region of Brassica napus cultivar Da-Ae chromosome C5, Da-Ae, whole genome shotgun sequence genomic DNA includes:
- the LOC106452495 gene encoding fasciclin-like arabinogalactan protein 18 — protein: MGRCIYGCSAVTFFFSFFLLVTASSLPRNLEPVHYNKTGSGQINSNSVLVALLDSRYTELAELVEKALLLQKLEDAVGRHNITIFAPRNEALERDLDPDFKRFLLQPGNLKSLQTLLLSHIIPTRVGSNQWPEENSGRVKHLTLGSDQVLHLSKAKGNGKRLVNSAVITRPDDLTRPDGLIHGIERLLIPRSVQEDFNRRRNLRSISAVLPEGAPEVDPRTNRLKKSAAAAAVPAGSPPVLPIQSAMAPGPSLAPAPAPGPGGPRHHFNGDAQVKDFIHTLLHYGGYNEMADILVNLTSLATEMGRLVSEGYVLTVLAPNDEAMAKLTTDQLSEPGAPEQIVYYHIIPEYQTEESMYNSVRRFGKVNYETLRFPHKVAAKEADGSVKFGSGDRSAYLFDPDIYTDGRISVQGIDGVLFPEEEGTVKKQTSPLKKVVQPRRGKLLEVACRMLGAIGKDSYLSTC
- the BNAC05G41510D gene encoding uncharacterized protein BNAC05G41510D; its protein translation is MNTRLRYDPSQISRQTKPSDTPSSSPSRSHRRHPLLQRSLSSPSPTATCGGSTPAEFCGGTTASCAAVCCCCPCGLVNLLVLAVYKVPRGICRRALRIRRRKHLVKNRILPPLPANGRVFQNSEFAIHPVDSNDVSDEDDDDFLDLKYFGKSAAAGLATDYETDEDDEAVLALEKEMWNRFYGAGFWRSPSQRESVSSPRGSKSFSL